The genomic interval TGGATAGCTTGCTTCGATTGTCAATTGGTTTGGAAGATAGTCAAGATTTGATTGACGACTTAGAACAAGCTTTCAACAAATTATAAATGAAATCGGAAAGAGGAAGAAATGGAAAGAAATGAAATAAAAATTGGTCTTTTTGGATTCGGCTGTGTCGGGCAGGGCTTGTACGACATTTTACAACAGACGCCCGGTTTCAAAGCTGAAATCGTGAAGATTTGTTGCAGAAATTCCGAAAAATCAAGACCTTTGGGAAATGAGTATTTCACTTTTGATAAAAATGATTTGCTGAATAATCCTGACATCAACGTGATAGTCGAATTGATTGACGATGCCGATGCTGCAAAGGAAATCGTAGTCGGAGCGCTTAAAAATGGAAAAGCTGTTGTAAGTGCGAATAAAAAAATGATTTCGGAAAATTTCGAGGAGCTGATAAATCTGCAAAACAAACTACAGACTCCACTTTTGTATGAAGCTGCAGTTTGCGGAAGTATTCCTATTCTCAGGAATTTGGAAGAATATTATGACAATGATTTGCTCAAATCAATTCAAGGAATTGTAAACGGTACAACCAATTACATTCTGACTGAAATGATTTCGAATAAAATATCATTTAATACAGCGCTTGCGGCTGCACAAACACAAGGTTATGCTGAATCTGACCCGACAATGGATGTAGAGGGATTCGATGCAAAATATAAATTGCATATTATCATGGCTCATGCTTTTGGGCTTGTTGTTGACCCGGCGAATATCATAAATATCGGGATTACGCAAATAAACGAATTCGATATAAAATATGCTACCGAAAAAGGCTTGAAAATTAAACTCGTTGCACATGCAATTAAACTAAAAGGTAACAAAATCATAGCCTTGGTTATTCCGGAATTTGTGGACTCGAGCAATGAATTGTACCAAGTTGATGGTGTGTTCAATGGAATTGTGACCGAAAATACTTTCGTGAACAAGAACTTTTTTGTTGGCAAAGGTGCCGGCTCCTTCCCTACCGCTTCGGCAGTGCTATCTGATTTATCTGCATTGAGTTACAATTATAAGTACGAGTATAAAAAGCGTTTCCAAGCACCCGATTTTCAATATACCGATGACCATTTGATTGAAATTTATCTCAGATATAATCAAATCAATTTTAATAATAGCTTGTTTGATGAGATTATTGAAGAATATAAATCAAGACATAATAATTATGTTATCGGGAAAATCAGCATTAAAGCACTGAAACAACTCATAAATAATCACAAAAGTGAATATAGTGTAATTTTGAAGAATATCAATCCATAAACAATTTGGGGTTGGTTCAATGCAAAGATTGCTCCAACCCCATTTTTAGTAATATATTTAGCTTTGCTATTGCCTCATTGGGACTTCTAAGAGTAAAAGTTCTGAACCGCTTTCAGAGAATAATTTAACTTCTTCTAAGTTCGTAATCCCAATCGCATCGCGTTTTTTCAGCGTTTCATCAGCAATCACAGTTATGCCTTCGATATTGAAAATATACAAACCGTTTGCATTATCGTTCATTTTGTAAGTTAATTCACTATTATGAGTTAATGTCACACGATTCAACCAAGCGTTTTGATATATCCAAACACCGGGTCCTTCAGGATTTGGCGACACCATTTCTTGAAATTTATTTATTCTGTCATCCGGTGAAAATACTTTTTGCTGATAACGTGGCTCTACATCTCGCTGATTTGGGAAAATCCAAATCTGGAGCAAATTGATTTTTTCATCCTCGCTATGATTGTATTCAGAGTGCATAATTCCACTTCCGGCACTCATGACTTGCACCTCATTCTCGCGAATGACTGAGGCATTGCCCATACTATCTTTGTGGGCTAACGCACCTTTCAATGGAATTGTAATGATTTCCATATTATCGTGCGGGTGGCTGCCGAAACCTTTCGCAGGATGAACAATGTCATCGTTCAAAACTCTGAGTAAACCAAATCTAACTTTACTTGGGTCATGATAGCTTGCAAAACTGAATGAGTGTGCAGCTTCGAGCCATCCATGATTCGCAATTCCTCTATCTTCGGCTCTATGAATAATTTTTTCCATAACAAAATCCTAAATTAATAAACTTATATTCTAAGACGTATGTATAGACATATATTTTATTATAAAAAAACCGCCTCGAAAGCCGGTTTATCAAAAATTTAATTTGCGGGGTATGTCAAATCGAACGAATTGAGCAAAAACATTTGATAGCCCTGTCCGGGTTTCATCAACTCGATTGTATCTATCTCGAAATCCGGGTAATAGATGTTGCCGAGATTATCTTTTACGATGACCAAAACTCCGGCTTGTACCATGGAATTCAGTGCTGTTGGTGGTGCCATGTTGCTATATCGCAAATAACTTACCATATTCCAACCTGCATTTAAACTAATCACTTCTTGAGTCGGATTAATTACATTGCCCCAAATGTTTAGATTTGCGGCTTCGTTCATAAAGATTTGGTAGCCTTGAGTTACATCCCAATTTTCAATTAAATCAATTTCAAATTGTGGGAAGTAAATATTTCCGACATTGTCCTTCATGATTACAAGTTTATCCGAAATTGCTGACGTTATCGAAGGCAATGATGAAACATCGGATTCGACATTGGAGGAAATCATATTCCAGCCTTGCGAGAGTTGTATTACAAATTTCACGAGGTCGTCTTTAGTCTTAAATGTATAATAAGCTGACCAATCAGTTGCATTCCCACCGACAGTTGCATTGACACGCCAATAGTATGTTTTGTTAGTGTCTAAAACTCCTTCAGAGATAATCAATTCGGTCAGAAAAGCAACACTTTCGCTGAATACGATATTATCTTCAAATTCTACAAAGTCAGTTGAAATTTCAACTGTATAGCTTGTTGCCGTTGGAACAGCATTCCAGTCAGTTGTGGGGATGATTTCCACATCTGTTGCCATATCAGCTGGATAGACCAAAACAGGCACTCCTTGGGCATCGATAGTGAATTCTTGGGAGAAAATCGCACCCCAAACACCCTGACTATTGCGAGTTCGAGCATAAATCGTATGAACACCTGCTTCTAATCCGTCGAGCATGGCTTGGTCAAACATTATTGCTTGGACACCGGGCTCAACAAAACGAATAGGTTCGGCGTTACCCATACCCGGGTCACTACCAAGCCAAAATTCCCCTGCCACAACATCTGCTTCTTCAACAATAAATTCATCAATTAGGAAATTTCTACAAGTTGTTGATGTCCATACATCATTAGCGTTTTTGAAACGGAAACAAAATGAATGAAAACCTTGTTCAAGACTTGATAAATCTATTGAGTCAATAATTACAATATCAAATTCCTCATCAAACCCAAATGCTGTAGCGTTTCCTATGCCCGGGTCGTTATTGAAGTAGTATTCTGCGTCTGTAAGCATTGGTGAGACAAGTCCTGATAATTGATTAACATAAAATAAACGACAAACTGAATTACTCCAAGCTCCATCTTCATTCTTAAATCTAAAGCAAAGTCGATGAAAGCTATAGTCCATGTCTGCAAAAGGAACGGAATCAATAAGCAAAATTTGCTCTGCGCTACCAATATCAAAAGCAATTGCATTTCTAATGCCCGGATCTTCGTTTATATAATATTCGGCGTCGGTCAAAAGAGGTGATTCCGGTACAAAGAGGCTTTTAACATTAAAGATACGACAAACTGAATTACTCCAAGTGCCATCTTCATCTTTAAATCTGAAGCAAAGTCTATGAAAACCGACTTCCAAATTCGTCAAATCTACCGAATCAATAACTAAGACCGAGTCATCACCTGTAATGTTACGGACAGTGCCATTACCAACTCCCGGGTCTGTATTAAAATAATACTCATATTGGAGTAAATCTTGCGATAAAGCCGCAAGTGACAAAGTCACGAATATGCAACAATATAATATTAATCTCATATTATTGCTCCGTTATTTGTTGTTTTTGGCGTTGATTTTAAATCTCAAACTACCATCTTGACCAACTACGGAATTTAAAATTGTCATAGATGTGATTAAAGGTATTGAGGGTTCTCCCGAAAAATCCGGAATTGGATTCTCACCGCCGTAAACGCCCATATCCACTCCATCCAGCCCTGAACCAATCGCGGGGGAACCGGATTGCAAATTTAGATTATGTGTTGCAAAATTAAATGCGCCTGCTGTTTTCACCGGAAGACTTACAAACAATGGATTTTCATCAATGATGTTGTTCTCACCGGTATTAGTTCCATAGGGAATCGTGTTGTTGCCCGAAGAATATGTCAAACAATTGTTAAATGTTGAATTCTCTAATCCCCGTGGCGGCGATAGAAAAATGCAACTTGTGAAAAGAGCATTTTCAACCCCAATAAACATATCGGTACTTTTCCAAAAATCAGAAAATAAACTATTTATAAATGCCGCCGGATTACCCATATATTGAAGTTGATTCAAAAATGCACAATTCGAAAAAATCATATCTTCAGCTCCTACAAATCTATTAGCTGCGTTGCTCGCAAAGAAGACAGTTGATTCGAATATACAGTCTTTGAAATACCAATCTGTGTGTAATTTATGAATAGCTCCACCTAAAGAGTAGAAATATGTAGCATTTCTAATTCTAATTCTTAATATATACAAATCTTCAATTGATTTACCTGTTGTAGGAATACCAATAAGCAGTCTATTAATACTCAAACCTTGTATAACACTTTCGGAGCAATTGTTATCATCATCCACTTGAGAAAGTGTAAGGTCGTCTAAAGTTGCCGATCGACCTGCAAGTCCTTGGTTGTAGCCGTCACCTATGATAACTAATCGTTTAGGCAAAGAAATGTGACCATATGATGTAAGTGACCAACTTACATAAACTGTATCACCAACGTCGGAATCGTTAATGGCAGTTTGTAAATTATCGTATTGAGCAGGAACATTAGGGTTGTTACTTACAGTACGAATTGCTGCTTTAGTGGCAGTTACTACCAATAATAGCAAGAATAAAAGTATTAAAAGACGCATAACATATCTCCATAAATTTTAAAAAATATTTCAAATTCACGGATTTTGTTATAATCCTTACTTTTAAAAGAATACATATAACAAAATTAGAAAAAATATCTCAAATTTGCAAATTAATAAAATTTAATAAATCATACATGACCAATTTTTCATTGAAAGTTCATCTAATAAATAAAAAAGGGAGCCTAAAGCTCCCAAATTCTAAATTCAAACTCATATATTAATTAATTTTCGAGACTACCTACTAATTTTTCAACTTCATCAAGGATTTTACCTGATTTGACAAGTTCCTTCATAGCATTATGGTCGTTAAACAAAGGTCTGTCAATATCGAGGAAATCAACATGCTCGCGAATTACTTCATGGGCGCGAGTAACACCTCTGCCATTGGTAAATTCTCTGAAGTCTAAGGCTTGAGCAGCTGCCATAAGTTCAATACCAATAATACCATAAGCATTATCGAGTATTTGACCATTTTTGATAGCAGTATTCATGCCCATCGAAACGAAATCTTCTTGGTCTGCAGCAGCAGGAATTGATTGAATTGATGCAGGATTTGACAATATTCTTTGCTCGACGATTAACATATCAGCAGTGTATTGACTTAGCATCATTCCTGAGAACATTCCCGCTCCCTTAGTCAAAAATGCCGGAAGCCCGACTGACAGTGCCGGATTGAGCAAACGATTTAAACGTCGCTCTGAAAGTACACATACGATTGTCAATGCCGCTCCTGCCATATCCATCGGCAATGAAACGGGTGTCCCTTGGAAATTAGCACCTGTAAGTGTAATATTATCTTCAGGTAAGAAAATAGGATTATCTCCAACTCCATTAAGTTCGACTTCAACTTGTTGGCGAGCATAATGACAAGCATCATGAACCGAACCGAGAACTTGCGGTGTAGAACGCATCGAATATGCATCTTGCACTTTAGTTTTCATCTTGCCGGTCATCAAATCACTTCCATCAAGGCATTTGCGGATTGCATTTGCTGAGCGAACTGCACCGACAAAGCCTCGCAATTGATGCAGACGAACGTCATAGGGCTTCATATTTGCCAATAATGCTTCAAGCGACATTGCAGCAGCTATTTCAGCATGTTTGATAAGGCGGTTATAGTCATATAATTGAATTGCAGACATTGCTGTCAACAAATTTGAACCATTAATCGTAGCCAATCCGTCACGAGCTTGTAATCCCGGGACGGGGATTCCGGCTTTTTCAAATGCAACAGACGTCGGCATTCTTTCGCCTTGGTAGAAAGATTCCCCTTCGCCCATGAGCGACAAAGCCATTTGGGACATTGGCGCCAAATCGCCACATGCACCTACGGAACCCTTTTGGCAAACAACAGGCGTTACGCCTTTATTCAGCATGTCAATCAAAGTAAGAGTGATTTCGGGGCGACATCCTGAATTGCCGTGAGCATGAACGTTTACGCGTCCTGCAATTGCTCCACGTACATATTCGATTGGAGTGGGGTCGCCAATTCCGGCGGCATGATTATAAATCAAATACTTTTGAAATTCTTTAATTTGCTCGTCATTTAGTACAATCTCAGAAAACTCGCCGATTCCGGTATTTACACCGTACATGATTTCGCCTTTTTTGACCTTATCTTCGAGCATAACACGACATTTTTTTATCAATTCAAGGGAATGCTCTCTTAGTTCGACTTTTTCGCCGAAACGACCTATTTGAACCATTTTCTCTATGGTTAGTCCTGACCCGTTTAACACGACAGCCATTTTATTCTCCAAACAATAACAAATAAATACAATTTTATGAATACAAAATTAACAAAAAAATTGCATTTATTGCGTTTTGAACGTGTATTATGCTACGATTTTACTATTTTTCGTACATCATGTCTATAAGATATGAATATTTGCTCTCTACAACATGTCTTTTAATGCTCATCTTAGGGCTTAACTCACCGCTATCAACGGTAAATGCCTCGGAAAGAAGTTGAAATTTGCGTACTCTTTCATACTTCGACAAATCCGATTGGTAAAAGTCTATATCCTTCTTAATGTGAGCTATGATTTTTTCATTTGCGATTAATTCAGTTAGATTGTTGTATTCAATGCCAAATTCGACCGCTAAATCCTTTAATTGGTCAAAATTGGGAGTAATTAACGCTGAAATGAATTCACGATTATCACCAATCAGAACGCAATGGTCAATAAATCGGCTTCTGCAGAGTAAATTTTCTATAGCCTGAGGAGCAATGTTTTTGCCACCTGAGGAAACGAAAATGTCCTTTTTGCGGTCAGTAATTTTCAAATTACCTTTCATTGTAAATTCACCAATATCACCTGTGTAGAGCCACCCTTCTTTGTCAATCGCAAGAGAAGTGCCAACCGGGTCATTCCAATAGCCTTTCATTATTGATGGTCCGCGAACAAGGATTTCTCCGTCGTCGGCAATTCGCAGTTCGAGATTGTCGAGAGGCTTGCCTACGGTACCGATTTCATTGTCTTTCGTAGTATTGTTTGCGACTATTGGTGATGCTTCTGTCAATCCATATCCTTGGACGACGCGAATGCCACAAGCATGAAAAAATATTTCTACATCTTCGCTAATCGGTGCACCGCCTGAGATAAATTTGTTCATACGACCGCCCAATTTAGCTCGAATTTTCGAGAAAACTAATCTATCAACAATTTTATATTTCAAATTTAACATTGGATTGATTTTACCTTCTTGGTCAGTCAAAACTTTGCGATAGCCGATGTCAATAGCTTTTTTGAATATAAAACGTTTAGAACCTGATTCCTTTTCCATCGAAAGAAAAATCTTTTTCTTCACAGTTTCTAATAATTTGGGCACAGTTGTCATCATTGTCGGCTTGATTTCCTGTATATTCGTAGCGACTGTTTCGACAGATTCAGCCAATGCAATCAGTGAACCGCACGAAAACAATGCCAAAAACCCACCCGTGCGCTCGTAAGTATGGCAAAGTGGCAAATATGAAAGTTGAATATCTTGAGATAAATCGCCAATAGATTCCAAAACTGCTTCAATGTTTGATAAAATATTTTTGTGAGTGAGCATGACGCCCTTTGGTTTGCCCGTTGTTCCACTCGTATAAATCAATGTAAGCAAATCGTCGGACTGAATAGCTGTCGCTTTCTGCAACAAATGCTCATGTCTGGCTTCGTCACTTTTGATTTTGCCTCCGCGTTCCTCCAACTCCTTCATAGATTTTACATATAATTCGTTAGAATCATAATCATCATTCATCACAATGACATGTCGAAGAGAGGCTACATTGTCTTTGAATTGCAAAATTTTCGAAAGTTGAAATTGATTTGACACAATCACAGCCGAAACTCCGCAATCAGTAAAGATTTCCTCTTCTTGCTTTGCGGAAAGAATCGGGAAAAGCGGCACATCTATAGCACCAATCAAATTGATTGCAAAAGATACGATTATCCATTCAATTCGATTTTCCGAAATCAAGCCAATGCGGTCACCTTTGTGGAAACCTAATTCCAGCAATCCGAGAGCAAGTTTTTCAACTCTGTCTTGAAGTTCACCATAAGTTAATGCTTGATACTCTCCCTCTGATTTGTACAAGAAAGCAGTCTTCTCAGAAGAATGATAGCGAACGGTCTGAAAAAACATATCGGGAATATTTTTGTATTTCATGAGAATACCTCAATCAATGTTGGAAATTTGACACCAAACTATATTGTTAGACCTAAGACGTATATCGCAACACTAAAGTAAATTATGATGCCGGTAAAGTCAATCAAAGTTGCCATAAAAGGACTCGAGATTACCGCCGGGTCGAGATTGAGCTTATCAATAAGGAGCGGCAATAAGCTACCGACGATATTTGCCCAAATCACCATCACCAACATCGAAAATCCCACAACGATTGCAATATTAAAGCTATCAGTTTCGACAAATAAGCCCCTGATAAATGCTATCACGCCAAGTGTAAGCCCCAAAAGCAAACCCACAACTATTTCCTTGTTCAAAACTTTTAGAACGTGCGAAAAGGATAGCCCGTCAACGGCAATACTTCGGATAATCAAAGTAGCCGATTGAGTGCCCGAATTACCCGCAGTCCCGATTAGCAAGGGCAAAAATATTGACAATGTGATAAGTTGCTCCAAAACGCCTTGATAATGTGCGATTGCTTGTGCAGTTAAAAAATTTGCAAATAGCAAAGCAATGAGCCACGGCACGCGTTTCGACCATAATTTGAAAATACTCGCAGAAATATAACTTTGCTCGACCGGATTGATACCACCGATTTTTTGAAAATCTTCCGTTACCTCTTCTTCGGATATGTCCATGATGTCGTCAAAAGTTACAATCCCGACGATTACACCCTGGGAATCAACCACAGGCAAGGCAGGCAAGTCATACCTTTCGAGAGTTTTGACGGCAATTTCCTGGTCGTCGAAAGCGGAAATCGAAACCATGTTGTAGTCCATCAAATCGGATACGAGCTTGTTCTCGTCGGCTAAGATTATGCTGCGCAATTTGATGTCATCGAGCAATTTCCCTGCACGGTCAGTCACATAGACACGATTAATCGTTTCGCTGTCTTTGCCGAATTTGCGAAGGTGATGCAAAGCCTTTTTGATAGTCCAATGAGAGCGAATCGCCACGAAATCCGGCGTCATTCGGCGACCGATACTATCATCGGGATAACCCAACAATTGCCGTGCTTCTTGCAAATCCTCAGGGCTTAGCAAATTCATCAGACGAGTAGTAACCTTTGCCGGAAGCTCCTCGAGCAAGTCAGTTCTATCATCCGGAGGCAAATCCGCCAAGAGCTGACGCGTTTCTTGGTCGGTCAGTTCATGAAGAAAAGCATCTTTTTGTGTGCTATCCAAATGCGAAAAGACTTCCGCCGACAATTCTCGTGGCAAAGCACGGAAAATCAGCACACGGTCTGACTTTTCGACATCCAAAAACAGCTCTACAATTTCGGGAGCGGGCCAAGAAGACAGTACCACTTTGAGGTCTGTCCAATTTCTTGTCCCAATCAACTCTTTGATTTCGGGTTTGAGTAACTCTTTTAGCATTTAGCTCCCTGATTGTGAATTACCAAAGCTCAAATTTAACAATAATATGCAACATATCATAGTCTTATCAACGAAAGAAAATAAATTTTTACTTTTCATTTGGTTTATTTGATGAGTATAGTTATTTTTGTAGTTCTAAAATAATTGTAAATTGATATTGGGTTGAAATGGCGCACCATAAATCGGCATTAAAGAGAATGAGACAATCTCGCAAATTGAGATTGTACAACAGACAGTTCAAGAAAGCTACTAAGTTAGCGATTAGAGCAGTACGCGAAGCTACGGATTTTGACGTAGCAGTAGTAAAATTGAGCGAAGCTACCAAAATTTTGGATAGAGTTGCAGCAAAGGGCATTTTGCACAAAAATAACGCTGCGAACAAGAAATCGAAATTGGCGAAATTTGTCAGCAAGCTCAAGCCGGCTGCTGAATAAATAGACATACAAGCGCCCTTAGCTCAATTGGATAGAGTATCTGACTACGGATCAGAAGGTTAGAGGTTCGACTCCTCTAGGGCGTACTCATTCCAAGATTTCTTATCTCAAAACCCTGACTATGTCAGGGTTTTTCTTTTTTGTCAAAAAAAACGTGCCTTAAACGTGTCTTATTATTCGTGTTTTCTCGTTCCGTCTTTGTTCTAATTTAGTGTATCGTCAATAATTACAAAGACGACTGTAATTCAGATTCATCCCTATTCGTCAATTATAACAACTGACGGGACATGAGCTTTGTAGCGTTGCTCCATATAATAATGTTCAGGAAATTCATCACGACCATAAAAACCGAATATTTCATAATTATGACTTTCGAGTGAATCAATATGAGCTTGATAATATGCTCGAATCAAGCTATCGCTTTTTCCTGTTACAAAATTATAACCCGCAGGAGTTGCAATACGGCAATAATTGATGCCTATATCTCTATTCCCGTGATAAGTCACTTCTATATCAATGCTCTGGATATTAGGTGCGTCATCTTTAGTTTTCAATAAAGGGTTTAATTCTTCATCACCATTACAAATAAATTCAGCATTTATCGTAATATCTTGCCTTCCAGTATTTACAAAAAAAGCACTATCGGGTAACATTCTATTAGTAATATATATTGTATTGCCAATTATTGGTAAATCTGTCATTTTCATTGCAAATCCTCTATCTTCGATGTATTTCAACCTAACTGTATCATTTAAAGTTGTTTTAGGAGGGTAGCTAAATTTGATATAGTTATATTCAGTTGTGATAGAGTCAATTCTCGTAACATATGGTAACTTAATTGACAAGACGACATCATCGTCGTTAGCCGATTCGTTTATATTCAAACGACGCATATTAATCGAAAAAATCCATCTTCTTCCATTCATTGTATCTTGAGCAGGGCTTGAGTTCCCACTAAAGAAATAGAATTTATCATTAATCCACGTATTCCCGAGGACAACAGCATTAATGAGATTAGTAGAATCCTTATATAGTTTGTAAATTGTACTGTTCGGATTATTGATTACTTGTGCCGAATCTCGAATATAGCTGAATCCAAATACAGTCCTTGTTGTATCAGCGGCTTGATAAATAAATTCTCCTTGCCGGTTTTCAGGTATATACAAAGTAGGGCGATATTGAAAACCACGACATTCGTGCTTACCACCAAACCAAATGTATTTCATCGAATAACCTGAATCGGCAATATTAGGGAACGACGACACTCTGCCTAAAGTAGAACCCCACTCATTCCTTGGTCTATGTCCATGATTCATATTGAATTTCAAGGCTTGCAACATCCGAGAATGACCTTCCCATTGAGTGCTGATTATAAAATTACTTTGTTGAAAATGTGCTTTATTTAATGCTTGATTTGTATAATTCTGACCATTTGCAATATATGAAAAATTCAATGGGCTTGGTTCGCTGTCTTGTGCAGACAATCTAATAGTTACAAAAAGTAACGCTGATAAAATTATTAATGTTTTCATCTTATTTCTCCACAATAATTTTAACTGATTCGTTAAATTCTTTTGAAGAAATCTTACAAAAGTAAACACCAGTTGGAATTGCCTTTGTATCCCAATCAAAGCTGTGCTGCCCCGATTCAAGAAAACCTGTATGCAGTTTGCGGATTATCCTTGAGTTAACGTCGCTTATTTCAACATTAGTTAGCCCGGATTTTGGCAAATTGAAACTAATTTTTATTGAATTAGTTCCCGGATTTGGGGATGCAGTAAGGCTTTGTTTGAATGGTTCATATATGCTTGTAGTATTAATCGGTTTGAGTAAGACCATATCCCTCAATCGTGCACCACAAATTTTATCAATTACCGGATTATAATCAATTGATGTCGGACGTATTCCATCGTATAGAAATACCGCCTTTTTAGCAGGAAGTTCCCAGCCATCTAAACGGTTATAAGTCCAAATTCCATTACCTGAAAATACATGAGAATTTTCAGTAAAAATTACAGATTCTGCATGATACCAACGCGTACTAATGTCAGTAATTAGTCTTCTTTCGGCAATATCCCAAATCTTTACTTGATAGCTATCACTACAAGTAGCCATCATAGTACCATCAGGTGAGAAGGCCACATATTTTGTAACAGACATATCCTTATGTCCCCAAAAAGCCCCGTAAGTATCCCAAGTACCGGAGTTGTACAATATAGTTCCAGTTTCACTTTCAACATCATTAGTAAATGGGACATATGTTATAGCTAAAAATCTACCATCGTCCGAAAACTTAATTGTATGTAATTTTGTTGGAGCTTGTGGTGTGAATGTCGTTATTTTTTCGTAAGTATTTACATCCCAAATATGAATCGCACTGATAGATTCACTTATTTGAGAATCATAAATTCTATACCATACATAAACGGCAATGTAACGCTCGGATACAGTCAACGCCATACAATCTGGTATATTCCAAGGTTCATATCCTGCATCTAAGGTTTTAATTAGTTCCCCGGTCTCAGTATCCCAAACATGAATAGTATTTCCTGTATCAGCCGCGAAAAGCCTTCGTCCGTCGTTTGAAATATCCATATTTTCGCTATATGTGTTATATGTCAGTTTGAATCCTTCGTATTCCCTCAGAATGTCGCCATTTTCCGTAAGTAGTTTCATTGGTTTGAACCCTTTGGACAGCACATAAATATATTGTCCATCAGGGCTAAACTTAACTGTACTTATCTCACCCCCAATGTGCTTTTTCCACAC from Candidatus Kapaibacterium sp. carries:
- a CDS encoding T9SS type A sorting domain-containing protein, with amino-acid sequence MKRAFLLFVVAIIFYCNPLWGEETDPLVWKKHIGGEISTVKFSPDGQYIYVLSKGFKPMKLLTENGDILREYEGFKLTYNTYSENMDISNDGRRLFAADTGNTIHVWDTETGELIKTLDAGYEPWNIPDCMALTVSERYIAVYVWYRIYDSQISESISAIHIWDVNTYEKITTFTPQAPTKLHTIKFSDDGRFLAITYVPFTNDVESETGTILYNSGTWDTYGAFWGHKDMSVTKYVAFSPDGTMMATCSDSYQVKIWDIAERRLITDISTRWYHAESVIFTENSHVFSGNGIWTYNRLDGWELPAKKAVFLYDGIRPTSIDYNPVIDKICGARLRDMVLLKPINTTSIYEPFKQSLTASPNPGTNSIKISFNLPKSGLTNVEISDVNSRIIRKLHTGFLESGQHSFDWDTKAIPTGVYFCKISSKEFNESVKIIVEK